A window of Chiloscyllium plagiosum isolate BGI_BamShark_2017 unplaced genomic scaffold, ASM401019v2 scaf_7258, whole genome shotgun sequence contains these coding sequences:
- the LOC122547623 gene encoding NACHT, LRR and PYD domains-containing protein 12-like, with protein MEAQRVAETKIGGGRGGSLGAQGREGYPELVTIISTLEESAAAHEQLAWNTLTDGDDQEEERRNWGQFVKRPMEPMDPTYELFGTSFTACLSDGLTVLGGGPGMGKTVALRRLLAQWATSQAETGPEAFYPQFHFALYFELGRGTEEPCSLESLVTRAYPHLGRLLPYLWQTPESLLLVFDGLERLKGWPEGATGSSLMEPQDEAAVPALLWAMCQGRLLAGCTLLICGRHQALRPFQQTGVQLWVEAAGLGEASRRAYAAGLAPRRGEPPSTALERAQGQSDYLRGLCREPAYCWLVCCSPLDPTEGPLPRTTTQLLATYLRGALREEQQAPGGLPGLVSRLGDLALEGLAQRTLRFREEDFRRHGLEASSLGRGLVQRVGQAYAFPQPPLQEFLAALAQYLAEDGRSLLELLHAAHGSDDGRYQGYLRFLLGLSSRSSSRALEGLLPPLPHRAVCDAILWLEGLVQSEGKKREVSRRRLLNVAHYLHEARNQRLARQLARSVSRLPLGSEKPQAGIRLDPPDCAALAYVFRHCESIDTFSFDNCYVQAEGIRHLLPAFLNCKRIR; from the coding sequence ATGGAAGCTCAGCGAGTGGCAGAGACCAAGATCGGAGGAGGACGAGGAGGGAGCCTGGGTGCCCAGGGCCGTGAGGGTTACCCTGAGCTGGTCACCATCATTTCCACACTCGAGGAGTCAGCCGCAGCCCACGAGCAGCTGGCCTGGAACACGCTGACGGATGGCGATGACCAGGAGGAGGAGCGGAGGAACTGGGGGCAGTTTGTCAAGCGGCCGATGGAGCCCATGGACCCCACCTACGAGCTCTTCGGCACCAGCTTCACCGCGTGCCTGAGCGACGGCCTGACGGTGCTGGGGGGTGGGCCGGGGATGGGCAAGACCGTGGCCTTGCGCCGGCTCCTGGCCCAGTGGGCCACCTCACAGGCTGAGACCGGGCCCGAGGCCTTCTACCCGCAGTTCCACTTCGCCCTCTACTTCGAGCTAGGCCGGGGCACGGAGGAGCCGTGCAGCCTGGAGTCCCTGGTCACCCGGGCCTACCCTCACCTGGGCCGCCTGCTGCCCTACCTGTGGCAGACCCCCGAGAGCCTGCTGCTGGTCTTCGATGGCCTGGAGAGGCTGAAGGGCTGGCCCGAGGGGGCGACCGGCTCCAGCCTGATGGAGCCCCAGGATGAGGCGGCGGTCCCCGCCCTGCTCTGGGCCATGTGCCAGGGCCGGCTGCTGGCCGGCTGCACCCTGCTGATATGCGGGCGCCACCAGGCCCTGCGGCCTTTCCAGCAGACCGGCGTGCAGCTCTGGGTGGAGGCCGCCGGCCTGGGTGAGGCCTCGCGCCGGGCCTACGCCGCAGGCTTGGCCCCCCGCCGAGGCGAGCCGCCCTCAACCGCCCTGGAGAGGGCCCAGGGGCAGAGCGACTACCTCAGGGGCCTGTGCCGCGAGCCGGCCTACTGCTGGCTGGTGTGCTGCAGCCCCTTGGACCCGACGGAAGGCCCCTTGCCCCGCACCACCACCCAGCTCTTGGCCACCTACCTGCGGGGGGCGCTGAGAGAGGAGCAGCAGGCCCCAGGAGGCCTCCCGGGTCTGGTCTCCCGCCTGGGCGACTTGGCACTGGAGGGGCTGGCCCAGAGGACGCTCCGCTTCCGCGAGGAGGATTTCCGGCGGCACGGCCTGGAGGCCTCGTCGCTAGGCCGGGGCCTGGTGCAGAGGGTGGGCCAGGCCTACGCCTTCCCGCAGCCTCCGCTGCAGGAGTTCCTGGCGGCGCTGGCCCAGTACCTGGCGGAGGACGGGCGCAGCCTGCTGGAGCTGCTGCACGCGGCCCACGGCAGCGACGATGGCCGTTACCAGGGTTACCTGCGCTTCCTGCTGGGCCTGTCCTCCCGCTCGTCCTCCCGGGCCCTGGAGGGCCTGCTGCCCCCGCTCCCGCACCGCGCCGTCTGCGACGCCATCCTCTGGCTGGAAGGCCTGGTCCAGAGCGAGGGCAAGAAGCGGGAGGTGAGCCGGCGCCGACTCCTCAACGTGGCGCACTACCTCCACGAGGCGCGGAACCAGAGACTGGCCCGGCAGCTGGCCCGCTCCGTCTCCCGGCTGCCCCTGGGCAGCGAGAAACCCCAGGCCGGCATCCGGCTCGACCCTCCAGACTGCGCGGCCCTGGCCTACGTCTTCAGGCACTGCGAGTCCATCGACACCTTCAGCTTCGACAACTGCTACGTGCAGGCCGAGG